A window of the Hyphomicrobiales bacterium genome harbors these coding sequences:
- a CDS encoding N-acetyltransferase produces MSEQIEIRESFPADAGRLEEIYPAAFPDEDLVPLLRKLLAEDRGVLSLVAAVDGAVVGHVAFTTCGVDGGNEKLGLLGPLAVDPKLHRQGIGSALVRDGFHRLRDAGVSHVYVLGDPNYYGRFGFTPEYDLAPPYPLPDAWCDAWQAFCLKEGATSLKGALTVPEPWRQPSLWGA; encoded by the coding sequence ATGAGTGAACAGATCGAAATCCGCGAGAGCTTCCCGGCCGACGCCGGGCGGCTTGAGGAAATCTATCCGGCGGCCTTTCCCGACGAGGACCTCGTCCCGCTGCTGCGCAAGTTGCTGGCGGAAGACCGGGGCGTCCTGTCGCTGGTCGCTGCCGTCGACGGAGCGGTCGTCGGCCACGTCGCGTTCACCACTTGCGGCGTTGATGGCGGCAACGAAAAGCTGGGGCTGCTGGGACCGCTGGCGGTCGACCCGAAGCTGCACCGGCAGGGCATTGGTAGCGCGCTCGTCCGCGACGGATTTCACCGGCTGCGGGACGCCGGCGTCAGCCATGTCTATGTGCTCGGCGATCCCAACTACTATGGCCGCTTCGGCTTCACGCCGGAATACGATCTCGCCCCGCCCTACCCGCTTCCCGACGCGTGGTGCGACGCATGGCAGGCGTTCTGTCTGAAGGAGGGCGCCACGTCGCTGAAGGGTGCTCTGACCGTCCCCGAGCCGTGGCGACAACCGTCCCTTTGGGGCGCGTGA